The Drosophila nasuta strain 15112-1781.00 chromosome 2L, ASM2355853v1, whole genome shotgun sequence genome window below encodes:
- the LOC132795673 gene encoding probable nuclear hormone receptor HR38 isoform X2, with protein MLLLQPNSSFSSLTSFDNFSTQSATTTTTTTSAATATASHHHHQHQQHQQHHHQHQQQHQQQQQQHRQLQQPLQQQLLPQQQQHLLLPSGSQDTLLSHEEDQLISNLADAAVSHSELFSDLFFPSDSNNSLLSPALEQSVASYPDTPAHVDTALGSSEDLTSSLENLTKLTCLRDKRLSSIQDQPLALGSSHSPSSSEQDHHSLCLLSLRSSSDPAIALHAQQQQQQQQQQQQQHQQQQQLQASQLLISPIGGPLSCGSSLPSFQETYSLKYNSCSSPKQSNSSSSASSAGPASASAATPTDQILTLKMDEDCFPLTTAAEVIAGLSAGPTSAQLQTLHQMQSQQQQQSSHAGNNSGGNSSNGYNYHGHFNAINGASNPSPSSSASSLYEYNGVPSQNDGFYGQQQQQQSFHHNYNTLNGERYSLPTFPTISELEAATAAAVAAANSTNSNSNSLVVVPPLRRASLPVQRSVSPAAAAASASVAHSPKLAKLSLGPRHSHAQVLLSSAPNSAASSPASGAGGELLQAGRLLQSAGATSQLCAVCGDTAACQHYGVRTCEGCKGFFKRTVQKGSKYVCLADKSCPVDKRRRNRCQFCRFQKCLVVGMVKEVVRTDSLKGRRGRLPSKPKSPQESPPSPPISLITALVRSHVDTTPDPSCLDYTHYEQPLDQLTPGLGMSEADKVQQFYQLLTNSVDVIKQFAEKIPGYLDLTPEDQELLFQSASLELFVLRLSYRARSDDTKLIFCNGTVLHRSQCQRSFGEWLNGIMEFSRSLHNLEIDISAFACLCALTLITERHGLREPKKVEQLQMKIIGSLRDHVTYNAEAQKKQHYFSRLLGKLPELRSLSVQGLQRIFYLKLEDLVPAPSLIENMFVTTLPF; from the exons ATGTTACTTCTGCAACCCAAT AGCTCGTTTAGTTCACTGACGTCGTTCGACAATTTCTCAACGCAATCcgcgacgacgacaacgacgacgacgtcggcagccacagccacagcgtcccatcatcatcaccagcatcaacaacaccagcagcatcatcatcagcatcagcagcagcatcagcagcagcagcaacagcatcgccaactgcagcaacctcttcagcagcagttgcttcctcaacaacaacagcacctgCTGTTGCCCTCGGGCAGCCAGGATACGCTGCTGTCCCATGAGGAGGATCAGCTGATCAGCAATCTAGCCGACGCGGCCGTTTCGCACAGTGAACTCTTCTCGGATCTATTCTTTCCCTCGGACTCCAACAACTCGCTGCTGTCGCCCGCCTTGGAGCAATCGGTGGCCAGCTATCCGGATACGCCGGCGCATGTAGACACCGCTCTGGGCAGCAGCGAGGATCTGACCAGCTCCCTTGAGAATCTGACCAAGTTGACGTGTCTGCGCGACAAGCGTTTGTCCTCCATACAGGATCAGCCGCTCGCCTTGGGCAGCAGTCACAGTCCCAGCTCCTCGGAACAGGATCATCACTCCCTCTGTCTGCTGAGCTTGCGTTCTAGCAGCGATCCCGCCATTGCGTTGCACgctcagcaacagcagcagcagcaacaacagcagcaacaacaacaccagcaacagcaacagttgcaggcATCACAGCTTTTGATCTCACCCATTGGCGGACCGTTGTCGTGTGGCAGCAGCTTGCCCAGCTTCCAGGAGACCTACTCCCTTAAGtacaacagctgcagcagtcCCAAGCAATCGAATTCATCCTCCTCGGCATCCTCAGCTGGTCCCGCTTCCGCCTCCGCCGCCACGCCTACAGATCAGATTCTAACGCTCAAAATGGATGAGGATTGCTTTCCTCTGACCACCGCAGCCGAGGTGATTGCCGGTCTTAGTGCTGGTCCCACTTCAGCGCAGTTGCAGACGCTGCATCAGatgcagtcgcagcagcagcagcaatcgtcGCATGccggcaacaacagcggcggcaacagcagcaatggctACAACTATCATGGCCACTTCAATGCGATCAATGGCGCTTCCAATCCCTCGCCCAGCAGCTCGGCCAGCTCGCTCTACGAGTACAATGGCGTGCCCAGCCAGAACGATGGTTTCTacggccaacagcagcaacagcaaagctTTCATCAC AACTACAACACGCTCAATGGCGAACGTTACTCGCTGCCCACATTCCCCACCATCTCGGAGTTGGAGGCAGCCACagccgctgccgttgccgcaGCTAACTCCACaaactccaactccaattcGCTGGTGGTTGTGCCGCCTCTGCGTCGCGCCTCCTTGCCCGTCCAACGCTCCGTCTCgcccgccgccgccgctgcctcCGCCTCTGTTGCGCACAGTCCCAAGCTGGCGAAGCTGTCCCTCGGACCGCGTCACAGCCATGCTCAAGTGCTGCTCAGCTCGGCGCCCAATTCAGCAGCTAGTTCGCCGGCAAGCGGCGCTGGCGGAGAACTGTTGCAAGCAGGACGTTTGCTGCAGTCAGCTGGCGCCACTTCGCAGCTCTGCGCCGTCTGCGGCGATACCGCAGCCTGTCAGCACTATGGGGTGCGGACCTGTGAGGGTTGCAAGGGATTCTTCAAGCGCACCGTGCAGAAGGGTTCGAAGTACGTTTGCTTGGCGGATAAGAGTTGTCCGGTGGACAAGCGACGACGGAATCGGTGTCAGTTCTGTCGCTTCCAGAAGTGTTTGGTTGTCGGCATGGTCAAGGAAGTGGTGCGCACGGATTCACTAAAGGGTCGACGTGGTCGTCTGCCCTCCAAGCCCAAATCGCCACAAGAGTCACCGCCATCGCCGCCCATTTCGTTGATCACGGCGCTGGTCCGCAGTCATGTGGACACCACACCGGATCCTTCGTGCCTCGATTACACGCACTACGAGCAGCCGCTGGATCAACTAACTCCGGGACTGGGCATGAGTGAGGCGGACAAGGTGCAGCAATTCTATCAGCTGCTCACCAATTCGGTGGATGTGATCAAGCAGTTTGCCGAGAAGATTCCCGGCTACTTGGATCTAACACCCGAGGATCAGGAGCTACTGTTTCAGTCCGCATCGCTGGAGCTGTTTGTGCTGCGTCTCTCGTATCGCGCTCGCAGCGATGACACCAAGCTGATCTTCTGCAATGGCACCGTCTTGCATCGCAGTCAATGCCAGCGCAGCTTTGGCGAGTGGCTCAATGGCATCATGGAGTTTAGTCGCAGTCTGCACAATCTCGAGATTGACATATCAGCCTTTGCCTGCCTCTGCGCTCTCACATTGATCACAG AACGCCACGGCTTGCGTGAGCCAAAGAAGGTGGAGCAgctgcaaatgaaaatcattGGCAGCCTGCGTGATCATGTCACCTACAATGCCGAGGCCCAGAAGAAGCAGCATTACTT